One genomic segment of Arcobacter porcinus includes these proteins:
- a CDS encoding response regulator transcription factor → MKNLRVLIVEDEDDLAKLIRASIKDCFFRVIIANDGKTGLEKYRSFKPDIVISDITMPILDGLDMCKIIKEENDKISIVVLSAYSQKEKLLKAIDIGINKYFIKPFDPDEFVAYLKELSLKINKDKDIELKDGFIFSNSTLNLYKDDILVKLTKREKDFINLLVENRNSLVKLELIKEKLWDEKDISDERVRTFIKRLRVKTSKDLIENVSSSGYMIS, encoded by the coding sequence ATGAAAAATTTAAGAGTATTAATCGTAGAAGATGAAGATGATTTAGCAAAGCTAATAAGAGCTTCAATAAAAGATTGTTTTTTTAGAGTTATTATTGCAAATGATGGGAAAACTGGTTTAGAAAAATATAGAAGTTTTAAACCAGATATTGTAATAAGTGATATTACAATGCCTATTTTAGATGGTTTAGATATGTGCAAAATTATAAAAGAAGAAAATGACAAAATCTCAATAGTAGTTTTAAGTGCATATAGCCAAAAAGAAAAACTTCTAAAAGCAATAGATATAGGAATAAATAAATATTTTATAAAACCATTTGATCCTGATGAATTTGTAGCTTATTTAAAAGAGTTATCTCTAAAAATAAATAAAGATAAAGATATAGAGTTAAAAGATGGTTTCATATTTTCAAATTCTACTTTAAATCTTTACAAAGATGATATTTTAGTGAAACTAACAAAAAGAGAAAAAGATTTTATAAATCTTTTAGTAGAAAACAGAAATTCACTTGTAAAACTTGAATTAATAAAAGAAAAACTATGGGATGAAAAAGATATAAGTGATGAAAGAGTTAGAACTTTTATAAAAAGATTAAGAGTAAAAACATCAAAAGATTTAATAGAGAATGTTTCTTCTAGCGGTTATATGATTTCATAA
- the rfbA gene encoding glucose-1-phosphate thymidylyltransferase RfbA: MKGIILAGGSGTRLYPITRGVSKQLVPIYDKPMIYYPLSVLMLAGIKEVLIITTPEDQQSFIKLLGDGSELGMRFEYVVQPSPDGLAQAFILGEEFLDGDDACLVLGDNIFYGHGLTELLAKSIKNIKDENKATVFGYYVKDPERYGVAEFDETGNVISIEEKPKIPKSNYAVLGLYFYPNDVVKKAKNVKPSDRGELEITTLNQDYLNENRLKVELMGRGYAWLDTGTHESLLEASSFIQTIENRQSLKVACLEEIAYEMGYISKEKLLELAEPLKKNQYGQYLITRANHPRRMK; this comes from the coding sequence ATGAAAGGAATAATATTAGCAGGTGGATCTGGAACAAGACTTTATCCAATAACAAGAGGTGTAAGTAAACAATTAGTACCAATATATGATAAACCAATGATATATTATCCACTTTCAGTATTAATGCTAGCAGGTATTAAAGAAGTTTTAATTATAACAACTCCAGAAGACCAACAAAGTTTTATAAAACTTTTAGGAGATGGAAGTGAACTTGGAATGAGATTTGAATATGTAGTTCAACCAAGTCCAGATGGTTTAGCACAAGCATTTATCCTTGGGGAAGAGTTTTTAGATGGTGATGATGCTTGTTTAGTACTTGGAGATAATATATTTTATGGTCATGGATTAACTGAATTGTTAGCTAAAAGTATAAAAAATATAAAAGATGAAAATAAAGCAACTGTATTTGGATATTATGTAAAAGATCCTGAAAGATATGGAGTAGCTGAATTTGATGAAACAGGTAATGTAATTTCTATTGAAGAAAAACCAAAAATCCCAAAATCAAACTATGCAGTTCTAGGATTGTATTTTTATCCAAATGATGTAGTTAAAAAAGCAAAAAATGTAAAACCAAGTGATAGAGGTGAGCTTGAGATTACAACGCTAAATCAAGATTATTTAAATGAAAATAGATTAAAAGTAGAACTTATGGGGAGAGGATATGCTTGGCTTGATACAGGAACACATGAATCTTTATTAGAAGCTTCAAGTTTTATTCAAACAATTGAAAATAGACAAAGTTTAAAAGTTGCTTGTCTTGAAGAGATAGCTTATGAAATGGGATATATCTCTAAAGAAAAACTTCTAGAATTAGCAGAGCCTTTAAAGAAAAATCAATATGGACAATATTTAATAACTAGAGCAAATCATCCAAGAAGGATGAAATAG
- a CDS encoding PAS domain-containing sensor histidine kinase: protein MNNYQKAIENSNIVSKTDINGIITFVNDEFIKLFEYEKDELIGKNHNIIRHPDTPKESFKTLWETILNKNVHKATVKNLSKSKKTIYLNTTIIPILDEFENIIEFIAIRYDITNEVMLQNELEKNQKIIFLQSRMASLGQMLANIAHQWRQPLTELNLTLFNSKKAFINKDEKEFEKLYQSSKNLVFGMSNTIEDFTNFFAPQKQKEKFLLNLSIKETLKILSRIIEDENISIKFDLVKSLEIFGVKNELTQIIVNLINNSKDAFIQKEVEKKEILIKSYKKDDDIFLEYSDNAKGLEKEVFDKIFEPYFTTKHQSSGTGLGLFISKIIIENSFEGEIMYENTNDGLKFTIKFPIKK, encoded by the coding sequence ATGAATAACTACCAAAAAGCCATAGAAAACTCAAATATTGTTTCAAAAACAGATATAAATGGAATTATAACTTTTGTAAATGATGAGTTTATAAAGCTTTTTGAGTATGAAAAAGATGAACTTATAGGAAAGAATCACAATATTATAAGACATCCTGATACTCCTAAAGAGAGTTTTAAAACTCTTTGGGAAACTATTTTAAATAAAAACGTTCACAAAGCAACAGTTAAAAACCTATCTAAAAGTAAAAAAACAATCTATTTGAACACAACTATCATCCCTATTTTGGATGAGTTTGAAAATATTATAGAATTTATTGCAATAAGATATGATATTACAAATGAAGTAATGCTTCAAAATGAATTAGAAAAAAATCAGAAAATCATATTTTTACAATCAAGAATGGCAAGTCTTGGTCAAATGCTTGCAAATATTGCTCACCAATGGAGACAACCTCTAACTGAATTAAATTTAACTCTATTTAATAGTAAAAAAGCTTTTATTAATAAAGATGAAAAAGAGTTTGAAAAACTATATCAAAGTAGTAAAAATTTAGTTTTTGGTATGTCAAATACTATTGAAGATTTTACAAACTTTTTTGCTCCACAAAAACAAAAAGAGAAGTTTTTATTAAATTTAAGCATAAAAGAGACTTTAAAAATATTATCAAGAATTATAGAAGATGAAAATATATCTATAAAATTTGATTTAGTTAAAAGTCTAGAAATATTTGGTGTAAAAAATGAACTTACTCAAATTATTGTAAACTTAATAAACAACTCTAAAGATGCCTTTATTCAAAAAGAAGTTGAAAAGAAAGAGATTTTAATAAAATCTTATAAAAAAGATGATGATATATTTTTAGAATATAGTGACAATGCAAAAGGCTTAGAAAAAGAAGTTTTTGATAAAATTTTTGAACCATATTTTACAACAAAGCATCAAAGTAGTGGTACAGGTCTTGGACTTTTTATATCTAAAATCATAATAGAAAATAGTTTTGAAGGAGAAATCATGTATGAAAATACAAATGATGGTCTTAAATTTACTATAAAGTTTCCTATAAAAAAATGA
- the ribA gene encoding GTP cyclohydrolase II, producing MSIEESNIANLPTKYGEFRIKAYKDGNQEHLAIMSQDFEQIDAPYVRIHSECLTGDTLGSLKCDCRNQLELSLQFIAKNGGLVIYHRQEGRNIGLLNKVNAYALQDLGRNTIEANIELGFAEDERDYRVVKYIFENLALKKLKLITNNPAKLKYVESLGIEIVERIPAIIKANKYNELYLSTKKEKMGHLI from the coding sequence ATGAGTATAGAAGAATCAAATATAGCAAACTTACCCACAAAATATGGAGAGTTTAGAATAAAAGCGTACAAAGATGGAAATCAAGAGCATTTAGCAATTATGAGCCAAGATTTCGAACAAATAGATGCTCCTTATGTAAGAATTCACTCAGAGTGTTTAACAGGCGATACTTTAGGAAGTTTAAAGTGTGATTGTAGAAATCAGCTTGAATTGTCTTTGCAGTTTATTGCAAAAAATGGTGGATTAGTTATTTATCATAGACAAGAGGGAAGAAATATAGGTTTGCTAAATAAAGTAAATGCTTATGCTTTACAAGATTTAGGAAGAAATACTATTGAAGCAAATATTGAGTTGGGTTTTGCAGAAGATGAGCGAGATTATAGAGTTGTTAAATATATTTTTGAAAATCTTGCTTTAAAAAAACTAAAACTTATCACAAATAATCCAGCAAAATTAAAATATGTAGAGTCTTTAGGAATAGAGATAGTTGAAAGAATTCCAGCTATTATAAAAGCAAATAAATATAATGAACTATATTTATCTACAAAAAAAGAGAAAATGGGGCATCTAATTTGA
- a CDS encoding PP0621 family protein yields the protein MILKIIFVVVVLFLIYLIFFKKTRDKSGSNRNDKMISDEMLECPSCGTFISQKEAILSNGRFFCSKECLNNKRA from the coding sequence ATGATTTTAAAAATAATATTTGTAGTTGTGGTACTTTTTTTAATATATTTAATATTTTTTAAAAAAACAAGAGATAAAAGTGGTTCAAATAGAAATGACAAAATGATTAGTGATGAGATGCTTGAGTGTCCAAGTTGTGGAACTTTTATCTCTCAAAAAGAGGCTATTTTAAGTAATGGAAGATTTTTTTGCTCTAAAGAGTGTTTAAATAATAAAAGGGCTTAA
- the hemB gene encoding porphobilinogen synthase, with the protein MFKRFRRLRLNETLRNLVQETTLSKNDFIYPLFVKEGKAVKVEVSSMPGVFQMSIDEILKECEYLQKIGLNSIILFAIPDLKDSVGSECLDDESIIARTIKAIKEKFPNMFIVTDLCFCEYTDHGHCGILDPKTQSVHNDKTLEISALQALVHAKAGADMIAPSGMMDGIISTLRKTLDDNGFQDLPIMAYSTKFASGYYGPFRDVAESTPSFGDRRTYQMDVANRLEAINETLEDEKEGADILMVKPALAFLDIVRDIRNETKLPLCVYNVSGEYAMIKHAGLAGLIDYERVVMETMIAFKRAGANIIISYHAKEVCEILNRN; encoded by the coding sequence ATGTTTAAACGATTTAGAAGATTAAGATTAAATGAGACACTAAGAAATTTAGTACAAGAGACAACATTAAGTAAAAATGATTTTATATATCCACTTTTTGTAAAAGAGGGAAAAGCTGTTAAAGTAGAAGTTTCATCTATGCCAGGTGTTTTTCAAATGAGTATTGATGAGATTTTAAAAGAGTGTGAATATCTTCAAAAAATAGGATTAAACTCTATAATTCTTTTTGCAATTCCAGACTTAAAAGACTCTGTTGGGAGTGAATGTTTAGATGATGAAAGTATTATTGCAAGAACAATTAAAGCAATAAAAGAGAAATTTCCAAATATGTTTATTGTGACTGACTTATGTTTTTGTGAATATACAGATCACGGACATTGTGGAATACTTGATCCAAAAACACAAAGTGTTCACAATGATAAAACTCTTGAAATATCAGCTCTTCAAGCTTTAGTTCATGCAAAAGCTGGGGCAGATATGATAGCACCAAGTGGAATGATGGATGGAATTATTTCAACACTTAGAAAAACATTAGATGATAATGGTTTTCAAGATTTACCAATAATGGCATATTCTACTAAATTTGCTAGTGGTTATTATGGTCCATTTAGAGATGTTGCTGAATCAACTCCTAGTTTTGGAGATAGAAGAACATACCAAATGGATGTTGCAAATAGACTTGAAGCGATAAATGAAACTTTAGAAGATGAAAAAGAAGGTGCAGATATTTTAATGGTAAAACCAGCTTTAGCATTTTTAGATATTGTAAGAGATATTAGAAATGAGACAAAACTTCCTCTTTGTGTTTACAATGTAAGTGGAGAATATGCAATGATTAAACACGCAGGACTTGCTGGTTTAATAGATTATGAAAGAGTTGTTATGGAAACTATGATCGCTTTTAAAAGAGCTGGAGCAAATATTATTATCTCTTATCATGCTAAAGAAGTTTGTGAGATTTTGAATAGGAATTAA
- the rsmG gene encoding 16S rRNA (guanine(527)-N(7))-methyltransferase RsmG gives MSLKNLLEKNDLKLEDSFYKDIQVFIELLQKWGKVHNLSGRLDEQSIYENILDSLSPLNFIEKFESFADVGTGAGYPGLIIAIAKKDIKAYLIEPRAKRVAFLNFVKASLGLENLTILQNRVENIEDIKVELITSRAVTNTKLLIDLTKNIKEAYSSYLFYKESLLENELEEAKINNYKVVSRNDRNYLYIKGKK, from the coding sequence TTGAGTTTAAAAAACTTATTAGAAAAAAATGATTTAAAACTTGAAGATAGTTTTTATAAAGATATTCAAGTATTTATAGAATTGCTTCAAAAATGGGGGAAAGTTCATAATCTTAGTGGAAGATTAGATGAACAAAGTATTTATGAAAATATTTTAGACTCTTTATCTCCTTTAAATTTTATTGAAAAGTTTGAAAGCTTTGCAGATGTAGGAACAGGTGCTGGGTATCCAGGGCTTATAATTGCTATTGCAAAAAAAGATATAAAAGCATATTTAATAGAACCAAGAGCAAAAAGAGTTGCTTTTTTGAATTTTGTAAAAGCTAGTTTAGGATTAGAAAATCTTACAATTTTACAAAATAGAGTTGAAAATATAGAAGATATAAAAGTAGAATTAATCACGAGTAGAGCTGTAACAAATACAAAACTTCTAATAGATTTAACAAAAAATATAAAAGAAGCTTATAGTTCGTACCTTTTTTACAAAGAAAGCTTACTTGAAAATGAGCTAGAAGAAGCAAAAATAAATAACTATAAAGTAGTTTCAAGAAATGATAGAAACTATTTATATATAAAAGGAAAAAAATGA
- a CDS encoding bifunctional aconitate hydratase 2/2-methylisocitrate dehydratase, with protein MSLLQDYKAHEKQRESEGGLPGLALTAAQTAELVELLKASKVEDADYALNLFKNKINPGVDDAAYVKAAFLNDIVQGKVSCSVISKVEAIEILGTMMGGFNVPPLVEALKIAEVADAAAKELKNTILVYNSFNDVKTLMDAGNAKAKEVIESWAKAEWFTNKPELEKEITLTVYKIPGETNTDDLSPATVAFTRADIPLHATAMLQSRMEKPLDKMAELKAKGHPLAYVGDVVGTGSSRKSGINSVQWHMGRDIPGVPNKRTGGVVIGSIIAPIFFNTAEDSGCLPIEANVDSIETGDVITLKPYAGEIVKDGKVVSTFKLNPNTLTDEMRAGGRIPLIIGKGLTAKAREALKLGASDMFISPEQPADNGKGFTQAQKMVGKACGVEGIKPGMYVEPIATTVGSQDTTGPMTRDEIKELAALSFGADMVMQSFCHTAAYPKPADIKLRHTLPDFINSRGGVTLKPGDGVIHSWLNRLCLPDTVGTGGDSHTRFPIGISFPAGSGLIAFAGVTGMMPLTMPESVLVKFTGTMQAGITLRDLVNAIPYYAIKQGLLTVPKKNKKNIFAGTIIEIQGLPDLKVEQAFELSDASAERSAAACSVQLNKEPIIEYLSSNIALIEKMIEEGYEDAKTLQRRADKMKEWIKNPQLLEPDADAEYLATIEINLDEIKEPILACPNDPDDVATLSEILADDSRPKNIDEVFVGSCMTNIGLFRALGEVLKGEGVAKAKLWVAPPTKMDEAQLTEEGYYAAFAAAGARIEIPGCSLCMGNQAQVSEGSTVFSTSTRNFDNRLGKNSKVYLGSAEVAAVAALLGRIPTVKEYLDIVAQKINASNKDNVYKYLNFHQVSGEHLTTLLTSR; from the coding sequence ATGAGTTTATTACAAGATTATAAAGCACATGAAAAGCAAAGAGAAAGTGAAGGTGGATTACCAGGTCTTGCTCTTACAGCTGCTCAAACTGCTGAATTAGTTGAGCTTTTAAAAGCTAGTAAAGTAGAAGATGCAGATTATGCATTAAATCTATTTAAAAATAAAATTAACCCAGGTGTTGATGATGCTGCTTATGTTAAAGCTGCTTTTTTAAATGATATTGTTCAAGGTAAAGTTTCATGTTCAGTGATTTCAAAAGTTGAAGCTATTGAAATTTTAGGAACAATGATGGGTGGATTTAACGTACCACCACTAGTAGAAGCTCTTAAAATAGCTGAAGTAGCTGATGCTGCTGCAAAAGAATTAAAAAATACAATCTTAGTATATAACTCATTTAATGATGTAAAAACTTTAATGGATGCAGGAAATGCAAAAGCTAAAGAGGTTATTGAATCTTGGGCAAAAGCTGAATGGTTTACAAATAAGCCAGAACTTGAAAAAGAGATTACTTTAACTGTATATAAAATTCCAGGTGAGACAAATACAGATGATTTATCTCCAGCAACTGTTGCATTTACAAGAGCAGATATTCCTTTACATGCAACTGCAATGTTACAATCAAGAATGGAAAAACCACTTGATAAAATGGCTGAATTAAAAGCAAAAGGTCATCCTTTAGCATATGTTGGAGATGTTGTAGGAACTGGTTCATCAAGAAAATCGGGAATCAACTCTGTTCAATGGCATATGGGAAGAGATATTCCAGGTGTTCCAAATAAAAGAACAGGTGGAGTTGTAATTGGATCAATTATTGCACCAATTTTCTTTAATACAGCAGAAGATTCAGGATGTTTACCAATCGAAGCAAATGTTGATAGTATTGAAACAGGTGATGTAATTACACTAAAACCATATGCTGGTGAAATTGTAAAAGATGGAAAAGTTGTTTCTACATTCAAATTAAATCCAAATACTTTAACAGATGAGATGAGAGCAGGTGGAAGAATTCCTCTTATTATTGGAAAAGGTTTAACTGCAAAAGCTAGAGAAGCATTAAAACTTGGTGCTTCTGATATGTTTATATCTCCTGAGCAACCAGCTGATAATGGAAAAGGATTTACTCAAGCACAAAAAATGGTTGGAAAAGCTTGTGGTGTTGAAGGTATTAAGCCAGGAATGTATGTTGAGCCAATCGCTACAACAGTTGGAAGCCAAGATACAACAGGACCAATGACAAGAGATGAGATTAAAGAACTTGCAGCATTAAGTTTTGGTGCTGATATGGTTATGCAATCATTCTGTCACACAGCTGCTTATCCAAAACCAGCAGATATTAAATTAAGACATACTTTACCAGATTTTATTAATTCAAGAGGAGGAGTTACACTTAAGCCAGGTGATGGTGTTATTCACTCATGGTTAAATAGACTTTGTTTACCTGATACTGTAGGAACAGGTGGAGATTCACATACAAGATTCCCAATTGGTATCTCATTCCCAGCTGGATCAGGACTTATTGCATTTGCTGGTGTTACAGGAATGATGCCTTTAACTATGCCAGAATCTGTTTTAGTTAAATTTACTGGAACAATGCAAGCTGGAATTACACTAAGAGATTTAGTAAATGCTATTCCATATTATGCAATTAAACAAGGACTATTAACTGTTCCTAAGAAAAATAAGAAAAATATTTTTGCTGGAACAATTATTGAAATTCAAGGTTTACCAGATTTAAAAGTTGAACAAGCATTTGAATTATCTGATGCATCTGCTGAAAGATCTGCAGCTGCTTGTTCTGTTCAATTAAACAAAGAACCAATTATTGAGTATTTATCTTCAAATATTGCTTTAATCGAAAAAATGATTGAAGAGGGATACGAAGATGCAAAAACTCTTCAAAGAAGAGCTGATAAAATGAAAGAGTGGATTAAAAACCCTCAATTATTAGAGCCAGATGCAGATGCTGAATATTTAGCAACAATTGAAATTAATCTTGATGAGATTAAAGAGCCAATTTTAGCTTGTCCAAATGATCCAGATGATGTTGCAACATTATCAGAAATTTTAGCTGATGATTCAAGACCAAAAAATATTGATGAAGTATTCGTTGGATCTTGTATGACAAATATTGGATTATTTAGAGCTTTAGGTGAAGTACTTAAAGGTGAAGGTGTTGCTAAAGCAAAACTATGGGTTGCACCACCAACAAAAATGGATGAAGCTCAATTAACAGAAGAGGGATATTATGCAGCATTTGCAGCAGCAGGTGCTAGAATTGAGATTCCAGGATGTTCATTATGTATGGGTAACCAAGCACAAGTAAGTGAAGGTTCAACTGTATTCTCAACTTCAACAAGAAACTTTGATAATAGACTTGGTAAAAACTCAAAAGTTTATTTAGGTTCAGCAGAAGTTGCAGCTGTTGCAGCACTTTTAGGAAGAATTCCAACAGTTAAAGAGTATTTAGATATCGTTGCTCAAAAAATTAATGCAAGTAACAAAGATAATGTTTATAAATACTTAAACTTCCACCAAGTAAGTGGTGAACATTTAACTACACTTTTAACTTCAAGATAA
- the glyS gene encoding glycine--tRNA ligase subunit beta, which yields MLKPLLIEIGVEELPAIPFLQELKNIEKKWSDILEKNRLLCNFELFYTPRRLVLWHREFQEKQEDSEVENIGAPKAIAFKDGNFTPAAIGFAKKCGVEVEDLEFKDFGKGEVLYYKNKVEGVFAKELLNSMVNEFIASLNFGKSMRWGSRTDSFIRPIRFFSMMLDNELMAGEIFGIKSENISYGHRMESYEPFSFSNCGDYFCKLDKYGVVLYQDERRKKILEQIKDIEAKHNVQVELDLALLDEVVAITEYPTALLGKFDEEFLELPSEVIVTSMKENQRYFAVYKDNKLLNNFVVVSNALTDDFGYIISGNEKVLRPRLADAMFFYRNDIKNGLKNDGLKNLLFVEGLGTVYEKCEREAKIALHLADILKLDDKELLEKAVMLSKADLMSEMVYEFTELQGLMGYYYSKIEKYDSKISLALKEQYLPSGENSELPSTVFSSIVAMSNKIDNLMALFSAGKIPTGSKDPFALRRAALGVVKIAIEHKLDIDYKEIFKSLENLYKNLDLKVLNEFIEERFYKIFDVNPTVLKAVLSSDESNIYKIFQKVTALNPIVESESFKDYSATFKRVANIVKDVELCKTLKIDEKLFEQDEERDLYSSFNKIKDTKFSSFEEEIDELFSLKPKLDSFFEKVFVNHEDENIKQNRKNLIASVYLGFKNIADIKEITL from the coding sequence ATGCTTAAACCACTTTTAATAGAGATTGGAGTTGAAGAGTTACCAGCTATTCCATTTTTGCAAGAGTTAAAAAATATTGAGAAAAAGTGGAGTGATATTTTAGAGAAAAATAGATTACTTTGCAATTTTGAACTATTTTATACTCCAAGAAGATTGGTTTTATGGCACAGAGAATTTCAAGAAAAACAAGAAGATAGCGAAGTTGAAAATATAGGTGCTCCAAAAGCTATTGCTTTTAAAGATGGGAATTTTACACCTGCTGCTATTGGTTTTGCAAAAAAATGTGGAGTTGAAGTAGAAGATTTGGAGTTCAAAGATTTTGGAAAAGGCGAAGTTTTATACTATAAAAATAAAGTAGAAGGAGTTTTTGCAAAAGAACTTTTAAACTCTATGGTAAATGAGTTTATAGCTTCTTTAAACTTTGGAAAATCTATGAGATGGGGAAGTAGAACTGATAGTTTTATAAGACCTATTAGATTTTTTTCTATGATGCTTGATAATGAACTTATGGCTGGAGAAATTTTTGGAATAAAATCAGAGAATATCTCTTATGGTCATAGAATGGAATCTTATGAGCCATTTTCTTTTTCTAATTGTGGAGATTATTTTTGTAAACTTGATAAATATGGTGTGGTTTTATATCAAGATGAGAGAAGAAAAAAGATTTTAGAACAAATCAAAGATATTGAAGCTAAGCATAATGTTCAAGTAGAGTTAGATTTAGCTTTATTGGATGAAGTTGTAGCAATAACTGAGTATCCAACTGCACTTTTAGGAAAATTCGATGAAGAGTTTTTGGAACTTCCAAGCGAAGTAATAGTAACTTCAATGAAAGAAAATCAAAGATATTTTGCAGTTTACAAAGATAATAAACTTTTAAATAATTTTGTGGTTGTTTCAAATGCCTTAACAGATGATTTTGGATATATAATCTCTGGAAATGAGAAAGTTTTAAGACCAAGACTTGCAGATGCAATGTTCTTTTATAGAAATGATATAAAAAATGGTTTAAAAAATGATGGACTAAAAAATCTTCTATTTGTTGAAGGATTAGGAACAGTTTATGAAAAATGTGAAAGAGAAGCAAAAATAGCTCTACATTTAGCTGATATTTTAAAATTAGATGATAAAGAGCTTTTAGAAAAAGCTGTAATGCTTTCAAAAGCTGATTTGATGAGCGAAATGGTTTATGAGTTTACAGAACTTCAAGGACTTATGGGATATTACTACTCAAAAATAGAAAAGTATGATTCTAAAATATCTTTGGCACTAAAAGAGCAATATTTACCAAGTGGAGAGAATAGTGAGCTTCCTAGCACTGTTTTCTCAAGTATTGTTGCAATGTCAAATAAAATAGATAATCTAATGGCACTTTTTTCTGCTGGAAAAATTCCAACTGGTTCAAAAGATCCATTTGCTTTAAGACGAGCTGCTCTTGGAGTTGTAAAAATTGCAATAGAACATAAGCTAGATATTGATTATAAAGAGATTTTTAAAAGCTTAGAAAATCTATACAAAAACCTAGATTTAAAGGTTTTAAATGAGTTTATAGAGGAGAGATTTTATAAAATCTTTGATGTAAATCCAACAGTTTTAAAAGCAGTTTTAAGTAGTGATGAATCAAATATATATAAAATATTTCAAAAAGTAACAGCACTAAACCCAATAGTTGAAAGTGAAAGCTTCAAAGATTATAGTGCTACATTTAAAAGAGTTGCAAATATTGTAAAAGATGTAGAGCTTTGTAAGACTTTAAAAATAGATGAAAAACTTTTTGAACAAGATGAAGAGAGAGACTTATATAGTTCATTTAACAAAATAAAAGATACAAAGTTCTCATCTTTTGAAGAAGAGATAGATGAATTGTTTTCTTTAAAACCGAAGCTTGATAGTTTTTTTGAAAAAGTATTTGTAAATCATGAAGATGAGAATATAAAACAGAATAGAAAAAACCTTATTGCAAGTGTGTATTTAGGATTTAAAAATATTGCTGATATAAAAGAAATCACTCTATAA
- a CDS encoding YebC/PmpR family DNA-binding transcriptional regulator — MGRAFEYRKAAKMKRWGNMSRIFPKLARAIEVAAKSGVPDPEMNSALRTAILNAKAENMPKTNIDAAIKRATGKDAANFTEVNFEGKGPHGVLIFVETATDNNTRTVANIKMYFNKTQGQVVPTGSLEFFFDRKAIFEFNKPSKYELDELELELIDAGLEELEEEDGLCLAYANYTDFGNMNNKFEELGIELTKAELKRIPNNPQEFTEEQQEDIGKLIEKLEDDDDVQAVYTNIA; from the coding sequence ATGGGTAGAGCCTTTGAATATAGGAAAGCAGCAAAAATGAAAAGATGGGGAAATATGTCAAGAATATTTCCAAAATTAGCAAGAGCTATTGAAGTTGCAGCAAAAAGTGGAGTTCCTGATCCTGAAATGAACTCAGCACTAAGAACAGCAATTTTAAATGCAAAAGCAGAAAATATGCCAAAAACAAATATTGATGCAGCAATTAAAAGAGCAACAGGAAAAGATGCAGCAAACTTTACAGAAGTAAATTTTGAAGGAAAAGGACCACACGGTGTTTTAATTTTTGTTGAAACAGCAACAGACAATAATACAAGAACAGTTGCAAATATTAAAATGTATTTTAATAAAACACAAGGACAAGTAGTACCAACAGGTTCTTTAGAATTTTTCTTTGATAGAAAAGCAATTTTTGAATTCAATAAACCAAGTAAATATGAACTTGATGAATTAGAATTAGAGTTAATTGATGCAGGACTTGAAGAACTTGAAGAAGAAGATGGACTGTGTTTAGCTTATGCAAACTATACAGATTTTGGAAATATGAATAATAAATTTGAAGAGTTAGGAATTGAACTTACAAAAGCAGAGTTAAAACGAATTCCAAATAACCCACAAGAGTTTACAGAAGAGCAACAAGAAGATATAGGAAAACTAATTGAAAAGCTTGAAGATGATGATGATGTTCAAGCTGTATATACAAATATTGCTTAA